A single region of the Pelecanus crispus isolate bPelCri1 chromosome 10, bPelCri1.pri, whole genome shotgun sequence genome encodes:
- the RTKN2 gene encoding rhotekin-2, with protein MREGICKLLAVSTQKDQLLQAVKNLMVCNARILAYRTELQNQKEEPVSCRTEERSSENGTKDRVACRAKVAISDIRIPLMWKGSDHFSNKEKSQRYAVFCLFRMGAEVFDTEVAIVDKAVTDICFENVTIFDEARPDFQVKVEVYSCCTEESLYLTNTPKKLAKKLKTSLSKATGKKLKAALEDDCTESLLPADPVIHGAKYGLLAYTTLGLESAEDNFRTHNLTIAGNEESSFWLPLYGNMCCHLVAQPSCMVRDMMAGFLNQQQMIGSLTSWRRLYCVLRGGKLFCYYSPEEIEAKLEPALTVSINKETRIRAVDKDSRRRTNNFSVINPMSGESAMQLFATDSREELHKWMGAFWQHFYDLSQWKHCCEELMKIEIMSPRKPPLFLTKAATSVYHDMSIDSPVKQEGLADIIQRKIKESDGEFLLGQQKESASSLWASLFDGSHEMVVQKNMHLGPKIDTTSPNDSRGKKRRAPPPPSNKSPYSAKAQVKAEQLGKENWEKSDRTSASSSSFDPKLSTKMQQLQAPIAAPRKIGPCRKSSLAGHGNPVPLVNKTESETTPVPTPRQKCITEMLDPRSWLQP; from the exons ATGCGAGAAGGCATCTGTAAGCTACTTGCAGTGAGCACACAAAAAGACCAACTGTTGCAAGCGGTTAAAAACCTGATGGTTTGCAATGCTCGTATACTTGCATACAGGACAGAGCTACAGAACCAAAAAGAAGAGCCAGTCTCATGCAGAACCGAAGAACG GTCTTCAGAAAATGGGACAAAAGACCGGGTGGCCTGCAGAGCAAAGGTTGCTATATCAG aTATTCGAATACCATTAATGTGGAAAGGCTCTGATCACTTCAGCAATAAAGAAA AATCACAGCGCTAtgcagttttttgtttgttcagaaTGGGAGCTGAGGTTTTTGATACAGAGGTGGCTATTGTGGATAAAGCAGTAACAGatatctgttttgaaaatgtaaccATATT TGATGAAGCAAGACCAGATTTCCAGGTGAAGGTTGAAGTGTATAGTTGCTGTACAGAGGAGTCTTTATATCTAACAAACACTCCTAAGAAACTAGCAAAGAAGCTTAAAACATCCCTCAGCAAAGCTACAGGGAAGAAACTCAAAGCTGCGCTGGAAGACGACTGCACTGAATCCCTTTTGCCCGCTGACCCAGTCATCCA TGGAGCAAAGTACGGCTTGCTAGCATATACCACTTTGGGGCTGGAGAGTGCTGAGGACAATTTCAGGACCCACAACCTTACCATTGCAGGAAATG AGGAATCCTCTTTTTGGCTCCCCCTGTATGGAAACATGTGTTGCCATTTAGTTGCTCAGCCTTCCTGCATGGTTAGGGATATGATGGCGGGATTTCTTAATCAGCAG CAAATGATAGGAAGTCTAACTAGCTGGAGGAGGCTGTATTGTGTACTAAGAGGCGGCAAGCTCTTTTGTTATTACTCTCCAGAAGAAATTGAGGCTAAACTGGAGCCAGCATTGACAGTTTCCATTAACAAG GAAACCAGAATTCGAGCTGTGGATAAGGACTCCAGGAGAAGAACTAATAACTTCTCTGTTATCAACCCCATGTCTGGAGAGTCTGCGATGCAACTTTTTGCTACTGACAGTAGGGAAGAACTTCATAAGTGGATGGGGGCTTTCTGGCAGCACTTTTACGATCTGA gCCAGTGGAAACATTGTTGTGAAGAACTTATGAAAATTGAGATTATGTCACCACGGAAACCACCTTTGTTCTTGACAAAAGCAGCAACCTCTGTCTACCATGATATGA GCATTGATTCTCCAGTGAAACAGGAGGGCTTAGCTGATAtcatacaaagaaaaatcaaagagagTGATGGTGAGTTCCTGCTTGGCCAGCAAAAAGAGTCTGCGTCCTCCCTATGGGCTTCACTCTTTGATGGATCTCATGAGATGGTTGTTCAGAAAAACATGCATCTGGGCCCAAAAATTGATACTACAAGTCCTAATGAtagcagagggaagaaaagaagagctCCACCTCCACCCTCCAATAAGTCACCATACAGTGCAAAAGCACAGGTGAAGGCAGAGCAATTGGGCAAGGAAAACTGGGAGAAATCTGACCGCACATCTGCTAGTAGTTCTTCCTTTGATCCAAAGTTATCTACAAAAATGCAGCAGTTGCAGGCACCCATTGCTGCTCCTCGCAAAATTGGTCCTTGTAGAAAAAGCAGTTTAGCTGGCCACGGGAATCCTGTTCCATTGGTTAACAAGACCGAGTCTGAAACCACACCGGTACCAACCCCTAGACAGAAATGCATCACAGAAATGCTAGACCCTAGATCATGGTTGCAGCCATAG